The Dehalococcoidia bacterium genome includes a window with the following:
- a CDS encoding FAD-binding oxidoreductase: MTSATADVVVIGGGVNGTSIAMHLARMGAGKVVLVEKGHLAGGATGRSGAMVREHYLHPTLVRMATESREIFQNFGDAVGGDPRFIQGGRILMFPERDEPAVRANVEMNRDLGVNIETMTPVELAGMVPQASMEEITIGTYEPDAGHADPVATTYAYAERARDYGAEIHTQTPVLGLVTSSGKIIGVETVSGTIETSTVVAAVGPWCHQLGAAVGESLPVTPIRVQMVHMRRPPPLENLNTNIIDYSTGAYFRTYSDYDTVIGGEALEDLMEVANPDAFGLNADHDVITRFWERAKLRFPEFQDAICRGGYGSLYDMTPDGNPILDRSQTVEGLYWAVGFSGHGFKLSPVVGRMVAELVLRGESSDHPVGQFRSTRFAEGDLLGAEHPYEGRRHQ, translated from the coding sequence ATGACAAGTGCGACTGCGGACGTTGTTGTAATTGGTGGCGGAGTTAACGGGACGAGCATCGCTATGCACCTGGCTCGCATGGGCGCAGGCAAGGTTGTGCTTGTGGAGAAGGGTCATCTAGCCGGTGGTGCGACCGGCCGGTCCGGCGCGATGGTGCGTGAACACTACCTGCATCCAACACTGGTGAGGATGGCGACTGAATCGAGAGAGATCTTCCAGAACTTCGGAGATGCGGTTGGGGGCGACCCCCGGTTCATCCAGGGTGGCAGGATACTGATGTTCCCTGAGCGGGACGAGCCTGCCGTTCGCGCTAACGTCGAGATGAACCGCGACCTTGGTGTCAATATTGAGACAATGACACCAGTAGAGCTCGCCGGGATGGTTCCCCAAGCAAGCATGGAGGAGATCACAATCGGCACGTACGAGCCGGACGCGGGCCACGCTGACCCCGTCGCGACCACATACGCCTATGCCGAGCGGGCGAGGGACTACGGCGCCGAGATACACACGCAGACTCCCGTCCTGGGCCTTGTCACTTCCAGTGGGAAGATCATCGGAGTCGAGACAGTGTCTGGGACGATTGAGACTTCCACTGTGGTTGCCGCAGTAGGGCCCTGGTGCCATCAGCTTGGGGCTGCGGTAGGAGAGTCGCTGCCGGTTACTCCCATTCGCGTCCAGATGGTGCACATGAGAAGGCCCCCTCCACTAGAGAATCTCAACACAAACATAATCGACTACTCAACGGGAGCCTATTTCCGTACCTATTCAGACTACGACACGGTTATCGGCGGTGAGGCACTCGAAGACCTGATGGAAGTTGCCAACCCGGACGCGTTCGGTCTGAATGCGGACCACGACGTAATCACCCGATTCTGGGAACGTGCGAAGCTCAGATTCCCAGAATTCCAAGACGCAATCTGCCGTGGTGGATACGGATCACTCTACGACATGACGCCGGACGGCAATCCGATACTCGACCGCTCTCAAACTGTCGAAGGTCTCTACTGGGCCGTCGGATTCAGCGGACACGGATTTAAGCTGTCCCCAGTCGTGGGCCGTATGGTTGCTGAGCTGGTGCTCCGCGGGGAGTCAAGTGACCATCCAGTCGGCCAGTTCAGGTCGACCCGGTTCGCTGAAGGCGATCTCCTGGGCGCTGAGCACCCATATGAGGGCAGACGGCACCAGTAG
- a CDS encoding MFS transporter, with amino-acid sequence MATIQVTEETKRGRNQLAFTVVLGHTVKHIYNSGLQSVILAVIKDDLGLSGTQFGLLATSQRVTSGTTTMIAGYLGDRFANRSGLMLMLSLGIMGVSYYLMGSAPSYWFLFAVMLLVGIGPSLYHPPAIASLSRKFPDRRGFAISLHGTGGSVGEVVGPVLTGGLISGTYLVAFHWRDVLHMSVLPALIIAVAVYLMMKSIPAGAADAESLGQYLTSLATLVKRKAMVSLVFVTALRSSGQSAVMGFLPVYLLEDLEYEKVVIGLFMSGAQVTGIVAQPIMGFLSDKFGRKVVLVPCTLALGLLIICLRFAEPGPQLVLVVLFMGAFLYSLHTIYIAGAMDVAQGQAQSTVVSLIYGASFIGAFSPWAAGWVADQWGNSATFIFGGALVILGALILWATRLPKTANQLDAGN; translated from the coding sequence ATGGCTACAATTCAGGTTACCGAGGAAACAAAGAGGGGACGCAACCAGCTTGCGTTCACGGTTGTCCTTGGGCACACCGTGAAACACATCTATAACTCAGGGCTCCAGTCGGTCATCCTGGCGGTTATAAAGGACGACCTCGGACTCAGCGGCACTCAGTTTGGACTGCTTGCGACATCGCAGAGAGTCACGAGTGGCACGACGACGATGATCGCCGGCTATCTCGGAGACCGGTTCGCCAACAGGTCGGGCCTGATGCTCATGCTTTCACTGGGCATCATGGGTGTCTCCTACTACCTGATGGGTAGCGCGCCGAGCTACTGGTTCCTGTTTGCGGTGATGCTGCTAGTCGGAATAGGACCTTCGCTGTACCACCCACCGGCTATTGCGTCGCTCTCCAGGAAGTTCCCTGACAGACGCGGATTTGCCATCTCACTGCATGGCACCGGTGGAAGCGTTGGCGAAGTTGTAGGACCGGTGTTGACGGGCGGGCTGATCAGCGGGACGTACCTCGTTGCCTTCCACTGGCGTGACGTGCTCCACATGAGCGTGTTGCCAGCGCTGATCATTGCTGTCGCCGTCTACCTGATGATGAAGAGTATTCCTGCTGGAGCCGCAGACGCCGAGTCGCTGGGGCAATACCTCACTTCCCTTGCGACGCTGGTAAAGCGAAAGGCGATGGTGTCCCTCGTCTTCGTGACGGCCCTTCGAAGCTCCGGGCAGTCGGCGGTGATGGGATTCTTGCCTGTTTACTTGCTGGAAGACCTTGAATACGAAAAGGTCGTAATCGGTCTGTTCATGTCGGGAGCGCAGGTAACCGGAATCGTCGCGCAGCCCATCATGGGGTTCCTTTCCGATAAGTTCGGGCGCAAGGTCGTCCTTGTGCCATGCACGCTAGCGCTGGGTCTCCTGATAATATGCCTGAGGTTCGCGGAACCTGGGCCGCAGCTGGTGCTAGTAGTTCTGTTCATGGGCGCATTCCTGTACTCGCTCCACACCATCTACATCGCGGGTGCGATGGACGTCGCGCAGGGGCAGGCTCAATCGACAGTAGTTTCGCTGATATACGGTGCGAGCTTCATCGGCGCGTTCTCTCCGTGGGCAGCCGGATGGGTCGCAGACCAGTGGGGGAACTCGGCAACGTTCATCTTCGGAGGCGCGCTTGTAATACTCGGAGCGCTGATCCTATGGGCCACAAGACTTCCCAAGACTGCAAACCAGTTGGACGCAGGGAACTAG
- a CDS encoding aminopeptidase P family protein has protein sequence MSIQPVVQQAQEYMTSRDVDGWLVYDYRGLNPILSDTVGRVGHVTRPVWLWIPQQGDPHMLVSFVDQSRFTHLGIDSTLFVNRNDMIDKLKTRLGTSSCIAMEYTPEGALPRVSKVDGGTLEMVRGLGVDVVSSADLLQYATQRWTDEQLASHIFAAEMLTQIVGEAFEHIGLTLDEGITEFDTAEFIRNRFLESGLVVTDGPAVAVNAHASDPHFDPTPENSVSIKRGDWVLIDLWTRLPGEDDMFGDITWTAYVGDDVPPRHQEVFDNVLGARDAALAEMVTAFEEGRTLQGWELDKVARDYIERTGYGEYFNHRLGHSLGREVHSNAVNLDSWETYDTRQLIPGIAVTIEPGIYVPEFGVRSEINVFYSEDGPQVTTEMQREVVLIES, from the coding sequence ATGTCAATTCAGCCAGTAGTGCAACAGGCGCAGGAGTACATGACGTCACGGGACGTGGACGGATGGCTCGTGTACGACTACAGAGGCCTCAATCCAATACTGTCGGACACGGTAGGCCGGGTCGGTCATGTCACCAGACCGGTGTGGCTCTGGATACCACAACAAGGCGATCCACATATGTTGGTCAGCTTCGTTGACCAAAGTCGGTTCACTCACCTTGGAATCGATAGCACCCTCTTCGTCAACCGCAACGACATGATCGACAAGTTGAAGACCAGGCTCGGTACGTCGAGTTGCATTGCGATGGAGTACACGCCTGAGGGTGCCCTTCCCCGCGTATCCAAGGTGGACGGTGGAACGCTCGAGATGGTCCGAGGGCTGGGCGTGGATGTTGTGTCTTCTGCCGACCTCCTCCAGTATGCCACTCAACGCTGGACCGACGAGCAGCTTGCCTCTCACATCTTTGCAGCAGAGATGCTGACCCAGATAGTAGGAGAGGCGTTCGAGCACATCGGGCTTACTCTCGACGAAGGCATAACGGAGTTCGATACTGCCGAGTTCATACGCAACCGGTTCCTGGAAAGCGGCTTGGTCGTGACAGATGGCCCGGCCGTTGCAGTCAACGCACACGCCTCTGATCCCCACTTCGACCCCACACCAGAAAACTCGGTCAGTATCAAGCGAGGCGACTGGGTTCTGATCGACCTGTGGACCCGGCTTCCCGGCGAGGACGATATGTTCGGTGACATTACGTGGACCGCCTATGTGGGAGACGACGTTCCGCCAAGACACCAGGAAGTGTTCGACAACGTCCTTGGCGCCCGGGACGCCGCACTGGCAGAGATGGTGACAGCGTTCGAAGAGGGCCGCACCCTCCAGGGCTGGGAGCTGGACAAAGTGGCGCGGGACTACATCGAGCGGACAGGCTACGGCGAGTACTTCAATCACAGACTCGGCCATAGCCTTGGACGTGAGGTCCACTCCAATGCCGTCAACCTGGACTCGTGGGAAACATACGACACACGTCAGCTAATCCCAGGTATTGCTGTGACCATCGAGCCCGGAATCTACGTCCCCGAATTCGGAGTGAGGTCAGAGATCAACGTCTTCTACTCCGAAGACGGTCCGCAGGTCACGACAGAGATGCAGCGCGAGGTTGTGCTCATCGAGAGCTAA
- a CDS encoding GNAT family N-acetyltransferase, with protein sequence MTRQRTVSLRGVTREDVTRIRQWLEDEETTDSWFGRYAYGEPAHLGYRPAEMEDATDEEFARALEDPSHVTMSVYTDDGEHIGEIHLGLDEALGDGQLSILMGQRSRWTRGYGLPGIRAALDLAFNEYGLYRVWVDIPEFNLSARTLFERVGFVHEGTLRQSRPHGEERANSVVMGMLAAEYDPGTD encoded by the coding sequence ATGACCAGACAACGAACCGTTTCCCTAAGAGGGGTCACGCGAGAAGACGTGACCAGAATCAGGCAGTGGCTCGAGGACGAAGAGACCACAGACAGCTGGTTCGGACGATACGCTTATGGCGAACCTGCCCACCTCGGGTACCGGCCCGCCGAAATGGAGGACGCCACGGACGAGGAGTTCGCGCGTGCCCTGGAAGACCCATCGCATGTGACGATGTCCGTGTACACGGACGACGGTGAACACATTGGGGAGATCCACCTTGGTCTGGATGAGGCGCTTGGCGATGGTCAACTGTCGATTCTTATGGGACAACGCAGTCGATGGACTCGTGGATACGGACTCCCGGGCATTAGGGCCGCACTAGATCTCGCCTTCAACGAATATGGGCTCTACCGAGTATGGGTGGACATCCCTGAGTTCAACCTGTCGGCCCGTACGCTGTTCGAGCGGGTTGGGTTCGTTCACGAGGGCACGCTGCGTCAGAGCAGGCCACACGGTGAAGAGAGGGCCAACTCGGTTGTGATGGGAATGCTGGCGGCCGAGTACGACCCAGGAACAGACTGA
- a CDS encoding CapA family protein — MTLYDAESGNLTLVASGDTMITRRLSVFKEPKFLSLVDLFRNADVGYTNLEMLMHDFEHSPGMAGGTFTGSDPANLEELRWAGINLVSTANNHSYDYGEGGVLTNIGHLKRIGMAFAGTGRNQSEARAPGYLDTNAGRVALISASSTFSEAGRAMDQRPDLHGRPGLNALRHSVTYTVDRPAFDSMKRVSRNLGFEAGNAAQRRFRPKGTVMEDNDTQLGFLGKKFVLGEEFGKSTRPNRRDMDENLKWIKDACRMADWVFVSFHCHESGDTTDQPPEFLQAFARACIDAGADAFLGHGPHVTRAVEIYECKPIFYSLGNFIFQNDTVQWQPAFNFESVGLGPESTPADFYDRRSENDTRGFPGDAIYWNSVVARCEFRTGELHRIELHPIDLGHSKARSQRGRPVLATGRSSQHSLERMKRLSEPLGAKVRVQDGVGVIEL; from the coding sequence ATGACTCTCTACGACGCAGAATCCGGGAACCTTACACTCGTCGCCAGCGGCGATACGATGATCACGCGACGCCTTTCGGTGTTCAAGGAACCAAAGTTCCTTTCACTTGTCGATCTGTTCAGGAACGCTGACGTCGGTTACACCAACCTTGAGATGCTCATGCACGACTTCGAGCACTCTCCTGGTATGGCCGGCGGCACTTTTACAGGCTCTGATCCAGCAAACCTGGAAGAGCTTCGCTGGGCGGGCATCAACCTCGTGTCAACCGCCAATAACCACAGCTACGACTATGGGGAAGGCGGTGTACTTACCAACATCGGCCACCTGAAGAGAATAGGAATGGCGTTCGCCGGTACAGGTCGCAACCAGAGCGAGGCTCGGGCTCCAGGGTATCTGGACACGAATGCCGGCAGGGTTGCGCTCATCTCCGCGTCGTCAACGTTCAGCGAGGCGGGCAGGGCTATGGACCAGCGTCCGGACCTGCACGGGAGGCCAGGACTCAACGCTCTTCGCCACTCAGTGACCTACACAGTGGACCGTCCCGCATTCGATTCGATGAAGCGCGTAAGTCGCAACTTGGGATTCGAGGCCGGTAATGCGGCCCAGAGACGGTTTAGACCCAAGGGCACCGTGATGGAGGACAACGACACCCAACTCGGGTTCCTGGGTAAGAAATTCGTACTCGGCGAGGAGTTCGGCAAGTCGACCCGGCCCAACCGGCGCGACATGGACGAAAACCTGAAGTGGATCAAGGACGCCTGCCGGATGGCTGACTGGGTGTTCGTCTCGTTCCACTGTCACGAGAGCGGCGACACCACGGACCAGCCGCCGGAGTTCCTGCAGGCCTTCGCGAGAGCGTGCATCGACGCCGGCGCAGATGCCTTCCTGGGTCACGGTCCACACGTTACGCGGGCAGTAGAGATCTACGAATGCAAGCCGATCTTTTACAGCCTCGGTAATTTCATCTTCCAGAACGACACGGTGCAATGGCAGCCTGCGTTCAACTTCGAGTCCGTAGGGTTGGGACCTGAAAGCACTCCGGCCGACTTTTACGATCGGCGAAGTGAGAACGACACCCGTGGATTCCCAGGGGACGCGATCTACTGGAACAGCGTGGTTGCGCGGTGCGAGTTCAGGACCGGTGAGCTACACCGGATTGAACTTCACCCGATCGATCTTGGGCACAGTAAGGCAAGGTCGCAGAGAGGCAGACCGGTTCTTGCGACCGGACGGTCCAGTCAGCACTCGTTGGAGAGAATGAAACGGCTCTCCGAACCGCTCGGTGCAAAGGTGAGAGTACAGGACGGTGTCGGGGTCATCGAACTCTGA
- a CDS encoding phosphotransferase translates to MSGSSNSDHHGSGEAYIPALAVVFSESGTEIAVTTGDLPTLPEVRVFDRFYPEIEEFVNAAARTLGLDVRVLRCLDRGGNSEARPRIYSLVASDDGEPLSDAFRWFDVVEVDRLGGLDDSQLDSIRLECERLRRSPERPFVPWEWPGEWEYEAREWVYGHVESRYAADQVTLTPIRSWSISNVVRVDVETGSGSERLYFKASPAFFSREAALTGVVADRFPDASPKLVAVDLDRGWMLMEDLGDLTLGAADSVELWSDAMRALARVQIGFVADTSQLDRLGLERRSSSMTSSMLREWSRKPRALALGYEAERTEKALKRLYPFLELVDELCRLVDSVGLPQTLSHGDLDAGNMFVRNGVPVIMDWSDSSISNPLFDPALIPQVSRSPTLADTYLKEWKGIVPTDRLEQAFEASKPIAALERAFHYHRNIVPDLEYPSVDLRVLESYIPDLLNLAAKSLELHE, encoded by the coding sequence GTGTCGGGGTCATCGAACTCTGACCATCACGGGTCAGGCGAGGCGTATATCCCGGCACTCGCGGTAGTATTTTCCGAGAGCGGTACAGAGATTGCGGTAACGACCGGCGATCTTCCGACCCTTCCCGAAGTACGCGTGTTTGATCGCTTCTACCCCGAGATCGAAGAGTTTGTGAATGCAGCAGCACGCACCCTGGGGTTAGACGTACGCGTACTGAGGTGCCTCGATCGGGGCGGCAACAGCGAGGCAAGGCCTCGGATCTATTCCCTCGTAGCCTCAGATGATGGCGAACCACTGAGCGATGCATTTCGCTGGTTCGATGTGGTTGAGGTCGATCGTCTGGGCGGCCTTGACGACTCTCAGTTGGACTCAATTCGATTGGAATGCGAGCGGCTTAGGCGATCGCCTGAACGGCCCTTCGTGCCCTGGGAGTGGCCTGGAGAGTGGGAATACGAAGCGCGAGAGTGGGTCTACGGCCACGTTGAATCACGGTATGCTGCGGATCAGGTGACACTTACGCCGATTCGCTCATGGTCGATTTCCAACGTGGTGCGTGTAGATGTCGAGACAGGGTCCGGCTCGGAGCGACTTTACTTCAAGGCATCTCCGGCGTTCTTCTCGCGAGAGGCTGCGCTTACTGGTGTAGTAGCTGACCGATTCCCCGACGCCAGTCCGAAGTTGGTCGCGGTGGACCTGGATCGTGGTTGGATGCTGATGGAGGATCTGGGGGACCTTACCCTGGGAGCCGCCGACAGCGTCGAACTCTGGAGCGATGCGATGCGAGCATTAGCCAGGGTGCAGATCGGATTCGTGGCTGACACCAGTCAGCTGGATAGGCTTGGACTGGAACGGCGTTCCTCGTCGATGACATCCAGTATGCTCAGGGAGTGGTCGCGAAAACCACGCGCCCTGGCTCTCGGTTACGAAGCTGAACGAACTGAGAAGGCGTTGAAGCGTCTCTATCCCTTCTTGGAACTGGTGGATGAGCTCTGCCGCCTGGTTGACTCAGTCGGTCTTCCCCAGACCCTTAGCCACGGCGACCTCGATGCAGGCAACATGTTCGTTAGGAACGGTGTGCCGGTAATCATGGACTGGTCGGACTCTTCCATCTCCAACCCTCTCTTCGATCCTGCGCTCATTCCTCAGGTCTCCAGGAGTCCGACATTGGCTGACACCTATCTGAAAGAGTGGAAAGGGATTGTGCCAACCGATCGCTTGGAGCAGGCGTTCGAGGCTTCCAAACCTATTGCTGCCCTTGAGCGCGCCTTCCACTACCACAGGAACATCGTCCCAGACCTGGAATACCCCTCCGTGGACCTACGTGTGCTGGAGTCTTACATACCAGACCTGTTGAATCTTGCCGCTAAGTCTCTAGAGCTTCATGAGTAA
- a CDS encoding bifunctional folylpolyglutamate synthase/dihydrofolate synthase encodes MSAATPKTLDFNQAIDLAMGLADFERSTHSPGHSGFHLERVGLLAERLGNVHRAVPAIHVAGTKGKGSTSALITSILSSAGYTVGLFTSPHLHTVCERVRIGLDPISREEFAALVAQIWPAVEDVGSNGPYGGVTFFEMMTVLAMVHFRNIGADFQVLEVGLGGRLDSTNIVTPEVSAITSISIDHAATLGDTIAKIATEKAGIIKPGTPCVIGPQWSQDAMRVFDCVADERGSPMVNVSEHFEMRGTSSDLNGQSIEVTGEGCEYDLWTPLLGDHQIENVATAVAAIEVLQDRGHDISYYSIVKGVRDVCWPARFQIYERNGKTITVDGAHNPYSVGRLLETIRQLMDSSRVLLVFGSLGGHSAEGMLEVFADMSPDVIAVQSRHPRSARASVTGERVRSMDLNLIGEFVTVADGLRYAIEAAEPDDLILCSGSIALAAEAIEELEGIEPEIYENLRGPVHRPLVDN; translated from the coding sequence ATGTCTGCAGCTACTCCAAAGACACTCGACTTCAATCAAGCTATCGATCTGGCGATGGGACTCGCCGACTTCGAACGCTCGACTCACTCTCCTGGACACTCAGGCTTTCACCTGGAGAGGGTCGGTCTACTCGCCGAACGCTTGGGAAATGTGCACCGCGCCGTACCTGCGATTCATGTCGCCGGTACCAAGGGTAAAGGCAGTACGTCAGCTCTCATAACGTCGATACTGTCAAGTGCCGGGTACACGGTCGGTCTGTTCACATCACCGCACCTGCATACCGTGTGTGAGAGAGTGCGAATCGGTCTCGATCCGATTTCCCGCGAAGAGTTTGCGGCGTTGGTCGCCCAGATCTGGCCCGCAGTCGAGGATGTCGGGTCAAACGGCCCCTACGGCGGCGTCACATTCTTTGAGATGATGACCGTACTGGCGATGGTCCACTTTCGCAACATCGGAGCCGACTTCCAGGTGCTTGAGGTTGGGCTGGGAGGTCGGCTTGATTCCACCAACATCGTTACTCCCGAGGTCTCAGCGATAACGTCGATCAGCATCGACCACGCGGCAACCCTCGGCGATACGATTGCAAAGATCGCAACCGAAAAGGCCGGGATAATAAAGCCGGGCACACCCTGCGTGATTGGTCCGCAGTGGTCACAAGACGCTATGCGGGTCTTTGATTGTGTAGCGGATGAACGCGGCTCTCCCATGGTGAACGTGTCTGAGCACTTTGAGATGCGGGGGACGTCGTCGGATCTCAATGGACAATCGATCGAGGTCACAGGAGAAGGGTGCGAGTACGATCTGTGGACGCCACTTCTCGGTGACCACCAGATTGAGAATGTGGCAACGGCAGTAGCAGCAATTGAAGTGCTTCAAGACCGGGGTCACGACATCTCGTACTACTCCATCGTCAAGGGGGTGCGGGACGTCTGTTGGCCCGCGAGGTTCCAGATATACGAACGAAATGGCAAGACGATAACTGTCGATGGCGCCCACAACCCGTATTCGGTAGGGAGGCTCCTTGAGACCATCAGACAGCTCATGGATTCCAGTCGTGTCTTGCTCGTGTTCGGGTCCCTGGGCGGCCATAGTGCCGAGGGAATGCTGGAAGTCTTCGCAGACATGAGCCCCGATGTAATCGCAGTGCAGTCAAGGCATCCACGCTCGGCACGAGCGAGCGTCACTGGTGAAAGGGTTCGCAGCATGGACTTGAACCTGATCGGCGAGTTCGTCACGGTTGCCGACGGACTGCGATATGCAATCGAGGCAGCCGAACCAGACGACCTGATTCTCTGTTCGGGTTCCATTGCCCTGGCCGCCGAGGCTATCGAGGAACTCGAGGGCATTGAACCCGAAATCTATGAGAACCTTAGAGGGCCGGTCCACCGGCCTCTAGTCGACAACTAG
- the fabF gene encoding beta-ketoacyl-ACP synthase II, which translates to MKNATTRVVITGMGAMTPLGESIDDYWDSLVNGRSGIGPMTLCDSSEFPSRISGEVTGFDPGNYIDRREHRRMARFSQMAVAAAGVAIEDAGLNLSKENEDRIGVVMGNGNGGFPTTEDNARILVRRGGMRMSPFFIPMILPNMAAANVSRIYGLKGYTSTVITACAAGTQAIGEAAVALQRGVADVVLGGGCEAGISQLGLGGFNVIKALSRQNEVPERASRPFDANRDGFVPSEGAGVLVLESLEHAESRGAEILAEVTGYGVSSDAFHAVQPDEDGTGAARAIRWAIADADLAPGDISYINAHGTSTPINDLVETMAIKLAFGEEAYDVPISSTKSMIGHALGGAGAIEGVACLKSIQQGIIHPTINYENPDPDCDLDYVPNEARKADVVHVLSNSFGFGGQNACVVFSRMA; encoded by the coding sequence ATGAAGAACGCCACAACTCGAGTGGTGATTACAGGCATGGGAGCAATGACGCCTTTGGGCGAGTCTATCGACGATTACTGGGACAGCCTGGTAAACGGCAGATCTGGCATCGGGCCGATGACGCTCTGCGATTCCTCTGAGTTCCCTTCCCGGATTTCAGGCGAAGTTACAGGGTTTGACCCAGGCAACTACATTGATCGTCGTGAACATCGAAGGATGGCCCGTTTCTCGCAAATGGCGGTTGCTGCCGCTGGGGTTGCGATTGAGGATGCCGGGCTCAACCTGTCGAAGGAGAACGAGGACCGGATCGGAGTTGTCATGGGCAATGGCAACGGCGGGTTTCCGACGACCGAGGACAATGCCCGCATACTTGTTCGAAGGGGTGGAATGCGAATGTCACCATTCTTCATCCCGATGATTCTCCCCAACATGGCTGCGGCCAATGTGAGCCGTATCTATGGTCTCAAAGGCTATACATCAACTGTCATAACGGCTTGTGCGGCGGGCACACAGGCAATCGGGGAGGCCGCGGTCGCGCTCCAGCGTGGAGTCGCGGATGTGGTCCTTGGAGGCGGCTGCGAGGCAGGGATTAGCCAGCTTGGTCTTGGTGGGTTCAACGTCATCAAGGCGCTCAGTCGACAGAATGAAGTGCCTGAGAGAGCCAGCAGGCCATTCGACGCCAATAGAGACGGATTCGTTCCCTCTGAGGGCGCGGGAGTCCTGGTATTGGAGTCGTTGGAGCACGCCGAAAGCCGGGGTGCTGAAATCCTGGCAGAGGTTACAGGTTACGGAGTCTCTTCAGATGCCTTTCACGCAGTTCAACCTGACGAGGATGGAACTGGAGCCGCGAGGGCTATCCGATGGGCGATTGCGGACGCAGATCTTGCGCCCGGAGACATTAGCTACATAAATGCACATGGTACTTCCACACCGATCAATGACCTTGTGGAGACGATGGCTATAAAGCTCGCGTTCGGTGAAGAAGCCTACGACGTTCCCATTAGTTCGACAAAGTCGATGATTGGTCACGCCCTTGGAGGGGCAGGCGCCATAGAGGGCGTAGCTTGTTTAAAGTCGATTCAGCAGGGGATAATCCACCCGACGATCAACTACGAAAACCCGGACCCGGACTGCGACCTTGACTACGTTCCCAACGAGGCGAGGAAAGCTGATGTTGTCCATGTTCTATCGAACAGCTTTGGATTCGGTGGACAGAACGCCTGTGTGGTGTTCAGTCGCATGGCGTAA
- a CDS encoding methionyl-tRNA formyltransferase, with protein sequence MRIAVIGQAAFGKDVLAALAENGENIVGVFCPPDREGRPFDQIKQEAVEREIPVFQFRRMRRKVAIDAFLELNADLCVMAFVTDIVPDEILEAPTHGTIQYHPSLLPKHRGPSSMNWPIIEGETVTGLSIFWPDKGLDTGPVLLQKEVEITPDDTLGSLYFGKLYQMGVDAMVESVQMVREGNAPRVDQDHDAATYEGWCRAEDVVIDWENQSVDEVYNLVRGGDPSPGANTTLDGTSVGFFRASKILGDTGSQAGEVTEVSDEGFTVAANGGAIIVGRVQPEGGRKVMSPEWTEEVGLKPGAKFGT encoded by the coding sequence ATGCGAATCGCCGTGATAGGTCAGGCCGCATTTGGCAAAGACGTTCTAGCGGCTTTGGCTGAAAATGGCGAGAACATAGTCGGAGTGTTTTGCCCTCCCGACAGGGAGGGTCGCCCATTCGACCAAATCAAGCAGGAAGCTGTGGAGCGTGAAATACCGGTCTTTCAGTTTCGGAGGATGCGTCGGAAGGTAGCTATCGACGCGTTTCTTGAGTTGAATGCAGACCTGTGTGTGATGGCGTTCGTGACTGACATAGTTCCCGACGAGATTCTGGAAGCTCCGACGCACGGGACCATCCAGTACCATCCATCGCTTCTTCCCAAGCACCGTGGACCCAGCTCCATGAACTGGCCGATCATCGAAGGCGAGACAGTTACAGGTCTTTCGATCTTCTGGCCGGACAAGGGCCTGGACACTGGGCCCGTTCTTCTGCAGAAGGAAGTAGAGATTACACCCGACGACACACTTGGTTCACTCTACTTTGGCAAGCTGTACCAGATGGGCGTGGACGCCATGGTGGAGTCGGTCCAGATGGTCCGTGAAGGCAATGCCCCCCGGGTAGACCAGGACCATGACGCTGCCACCTATGAAGGGTGGTGCAGAGCCGAGGACGTCGTGATCGACTGGGAGAACCAGTCCGTTGACGAGGTGTACAACCTGGTCAGGGGAGGCGACCCAAGTCCAGGCGCTAATACGACTCTAGATGGAACGTCCGTAGGATTCTTCAGAGCCAGCAAGATATTGGGCGACACTGGCAGCCAGGCCGGTGAGGTTACAGAGGTCTCAGACGAGGGCTTCACTGTCGCCGCCAATGGAGGCGCAATCATAGTTGGCAGAGTCCAGCCGGAAGGAGGCCGAAAGGTCATGTCGCCGGAGTGGACTGAAGAGGTTGGCCTGAAACCGGGAGCGAAGTTTGGAACGTAG